A genomic segment from Carassius auratus strain Wakin unplaced genomic scaffold, ASM336829v1 scaf_tig00024265, whole genome shotgun sequence encodes:
- the LOC113078122 gene encoding mRNA decay activator protein ZFP36L1-like: MPSNFLTPFLELDDEFCKSFRGIDLTEATQKQRVVGFQRRHSLCPVTLPNSKFNSNDTSPWPLPAITQLWSHEKQPQLPRSSLSQIPFRVDRSVSMIESHVASESLTSSPLPPPPGLSISNSSLTCPKALGMTSTAPMSTRYKTELCRTYEESGTCKYGAKCQFAHGMLELRDLNRHPKYKTEPCRTFHTIGFCPYGARCHFIHNADEQNGLPENTKSIRARPQLRQSVSFSGFSSQTLGGFHDVLAFSRSSSVSPPPSTGSPDLLSPLGTLKHSHPFSDLGCRGSFYTISDSESEPNLACALQGLQRSASTDSLSDQDDYTSSSSLSGCDSPGIEGRRLPIFSRLSVSDD; this comes from the exons ATGCCTTCAAATTTCCTCACGCCCTTCCTGGAGTTGGATGATGAATTCTGCAAG AGTTTCCGAGGTATTGATCTGACCGAAGCCACGCAGAAGCAGCGTGTGGTGGGCTTCCAGCGCAGACACTCCCTGTGCCCCGTGACGCTTCCCAACTCTAAATTCAACAGTAATGACACCAGCCCCTGGCCTCTGCCGGCCATCACCCAGCTCTGGAGCCACGAGAAGCAGCCGCAGCTGCCGCGCTCCTCCCTGAGCCAGATCCCCTTCAGAGTCGACCGGTCTGTGAGCATGATCGAGAGTCATGTGGCCAGCGAGAGCCTGACGTCCAGCCCTCTTCCTCCACCGCCGGGTCTCAGCATCAGCAACAGCTCCTTGACCTGCCCGAAGGCACTCGGCATGACCTCTACAGCGCCGATGTCCACCCGCTACAAGACCGAGCTCTGCCGCACCTACGAGGAAAGCGGCACCTGCAAATATGGCGCCAAGTGCCAGTTCGCTCACGGGATGTTGGAGCTGAGAGACCTCAACAGACACCCGAAGTACAAGACCGAGCCGTGCCGCACCTTTCACACCATCGGCTTCTGCCCCTACGGCGCTCGGTGTCACTTCATACACAACGCAGACGAGCAGAACGGGCTTCCAGAGAACACCAAGAGCATCCGAGCGCGACCGCAGCTCCGCCAGAGCGTCAGCTTCAGCGGCTTCTCCTCACAAACCCTCGGCGGTTTCCACGACGTGCTGGCCTTCTCCAGATCTTCTTCTGTGTCTCCGCCGCCGTCCACCGGGAGTCCCGACCTGCTGTCCCCTCTGGGGACTTTGAAGCACAGCCATCCTTTCTCAGATCTGGGTTGCAGAGGAAGCTTCTACACCATCAGCGACTCTGAGAGCGAGCCGAACCTGGCGTGTGCGCTCCAGGGCCTGCAGCGGAGCGCGTCCACAGACTCTCTCTCCGATCAGGACGACTACACCAGCTCCAGCAGTCTGAGCGGCTGCGACTCTCCTGGCATCGAGGGCCGGCGACTGCCCATCTTCAGCCGCCTGTCCGTCTCAGACGACTAG